A genomic stretch from Mesomycoplasma neurolyticum includes:
- the ileS gene encoding isoleucine--tRNA ligase has protein sequence MTKEYKNTLNMPFTEFEMKANLVVKEEQYANFWNENKIYYKILEKNKNNKQFVLHDGPPYANGDIHIGHALNKVIKDIIVRYKNLKGFYSPMVFGWDTHGMPIEIKILQKLKKDHKEMSAQFLRSEAKKYALEQVENQKNQFKKLQLLTDYSKFYITLDPKFEAKQLELLKIMALNGYLTKDLKPVYWSPSSQTALAEAEIEYADHKSPSILVAFKISKGNNIVFENENLIIWTTTPWTLIANSGVAVGNDIEYSKVKHDKDIFIIAHDLVDSVAKTLKWENYKITQTFNGKELINVEYIRPIKKDKFGKVVAGHHVDISVGTGLVHMAPLFGEDDFLIGKKEKLDFIMHVDDDGTLNKEAGEFSGIFYEEANKNIGQFLEKEKTLLNLSFIKHSYPHDWRTKKPIIYRGTPQWFVSINKFKDKILAEINNVKFPYEWAKLRLINMIKNRGAWTISRQRIWGVPITIFYDENKNIVIKEEIFNYVIKLIEEHGSDIWFSWSVDELLPEKYRNLGWTKEKDIMDVWFDSGSTSIAVDIENTKKPFDLYFEGSDQYRGWFNSSIINSVVYRGKSPYKELLSHGFVVDEKNRKMSKSIGNVVSPLDIIKKYGADILRIWIANSEYSSDVSYSNKIFDQNIEIYRKIRNTIRFLLGNINDYDYKNNIELTGIHLLIEERLKKLKNSIIKNYDNYRFLLVIKDINNFIIDLSNFYFSIAKDYLYTEAINSRERRMFQKNFYQILETLTIALAPILPTTTEEVYSFFKKENKKESIHLETFFDYEEIKTNYEEQWKEFFTLKDATYKLIEESIKSNLIRRSNEVHLTINNPSNFLKSLDLKKLLIIGKITFGNELKIEKFNSIKCERCWNHFEQKDIINDICQSCDKVLKGI, from the coding sequence ATGACAAAAGAATATAAAAATACATTAAATATGCCTTTTACTGAGTTTGAAATGAAGGCAAATTTAGTTGTTAAAGAAGAACAATATGCAAACTTTTGAAATGAAAATAAAATTTATTATAAAATTTTAGAAAAAAACAAAAATAATAAACAATTTGTTTTACATGATGGACCACCATATGCAAATGGTGACATACACATTGGCCATGCTTTAAACAAGGTTATTAAAGATATTATTGTTAGATATAAAAATCTTAAAGGTTTTTATTCACCTATGGTTTTTGGGTGAGACACACATGGAATGCCAATTGAAATAAAAATTTTGCAAAAACTTAAAAAAGACCACAAAGAAATGTCAGCACAATTTTTGAGAAGTGAAGCTAAAAAATACGCTTTAGAACAAGTGGAAAATCAAAAAAATCAATTTAAAAAATTACAACTTTTGACTGATTATTCAAAATTTTATATAACTTTAGATCCTAAATTTGAAGCAAAACAACTTGAATTATTAAAAATAATGGCTTTAAATGGATATTTAACAAAAGATTTAAAACCTGTTTATTGATCTCCTTCTAGTCAAACAGCATTAGCTGAAGCTGAAATTGAATACGCAGATCATAAATCTCCTTCTATTTTAGTTGCATTTAAAATCTCAAAGGGAAATAATATTGTTTTTGAAAATGAAAATTTAATTATATGAACAACAACACCATGAACATTGATTGCGAATTCAGGTGTTGCTGTAGGTAATGATATTGAATATTCTAAAGTAAAACATGATAAAGATATTTTTATTATTGCTCATGATTTAGTTGATTCAGTAGCTAAAACTTTAAAATGAGAAAATTACAAAATTACACAAACTTTCAACGGAAAAGAACTAATAAATGTGGAATATATAAGACCGATTAAAAAAGATAAATTTGGAAAAGTTGTTGCTGGGCATCATGTTGATATTTCTGTTGGTACAGGGCTTGTACATATGGCACCACTTTTCGGTGAAGATGACTTTTTAATTGGTAAAAAAGAAAAACTTGATTTCATTATGCATGTTGATGATGATGGAACACTAAATAAAGAAGCTGGCGAATTTTCTGGTATTTTTTATGAAGAAGCAAACAAAAACATTGGCCAATTTTTAGAAAAAGAAAAAACACTTTTAAATTTAAGTTTTATAAAACACTCTTATCCTCATGATTGAAGAACAAAAAAACCTATTATTTATAGAGGTACACCTCAGTGATTTGTTTCAATCAACAAATTTAAAGATAAAATTTTAGCTGAAATAAATAATGTAAAATTCCCTTATGAATGAGCCAAATTAAGATTAATAAACATGATTAAAAATAGAGGAGCATGAACTATTTCAAGACAAAGAATTTGAGGAGTTCCAATTACTATTTTTTATGATGAAAATAAAAACATAGTAATTAAAGAAGAAATTTTTAACTATGTAATTAAATTAATTGAAGAACATGGTAGTGATATTTGATTTTCATGATCAGTTGATGAGCTTTTACCTGAAAAATATCGTAATTTAGGTTGAACAAAAGAAAAAGATATTATGGATGTTTGATTTGACTCAGGTTCTACATCAATTGCTGTTGACATTGAAAACACTAAAAAGCCATTTGACTTATATTTTGAAGGCTCAGATCAATATAGAGGTTGATTTAATTCTTCAATTATTAATAGTGTTGTTTATAGAGGTAAAAGTCCTTACAAAGAATTATTAAGTCATGGTTTTGTTGTTGATGAAAAAAATAGAAAAATGTCTAAATCAATAGGTAATGTAGTGAGCCCTTTAGATATAATAAAAAAATATGGGGCTGACATTTTGAGGATTTGAATAGCAAATAGTGAATATTCAAGCGATGTCTCCTATTCAAATAAAATTTTTGATCAAAACATAGAAATATACAGAAAAATTAGAAATACTATTAGGTTTTTATTAGGCAATATCAATGATTATGATTACAAAAATAATATTGAACTTACAGGGATTCATTTATTAATTGAAGAAAGATTAAAAAAACTTAAAAATTCAATTATAAAAAATTATGATAATTATCGTTTTTTACTTGTAATTAAAGATATAAATAATTTTATTATTGATTTATCTAACTTTTATTTTTCAATTGCAAAGGACTATTTATATACAGAGGCAATTAATTCGCGAGAAAGAAGAATGTTTCAAAAAAACTTTTATCAAATATTAGAAACATTGACAATTGCATTGGCCCCAATTTTACCAACTACAACTGAGGAAGTTTATTCGTTCTTTAAAAAAGAAAATAAAAAAGAAAGTATACATTTAGAAACTTTCTTCGACTATGAAGAAATTAAAACTAATTATGAAGAACAGTGAAAAGAATTTTTCACACTAAAAGATGCAACTTACAAATTAATTGAAGAAAGTATAAAATCTAATTTAATTAGAAGATCGAATGAAGTGCATTTAACAATAAATAATCCAAGTAATTTTTTAAAATCTCTTGATTTGAAAAAATTATTAATTATTGGTAAAATTACATTTGGGAATGAATTGAAAATAGAAAAATTTAATTCTATAAAATGTGAAAGATGTTGAAATCACTTTGAACAAAAAGATATAATTAATGATATTTGTCAAAGTTGTGATAAAGTTTTAAAAGGAATCTAA
- the rpoE gene encoding DNA-directed RNA polymerase subunit delta — MNNNNYKIINLAVEILQKNESLEFYEIFDYVKKHLFSIWSEDEKVRTNSETNALIEKKMGELYKLLTVDRHFIKNNDGTWTLNKHAVK; from the coding sequence ATGAACAATAATAATTATAAAATAATTAATTTAGCTGTAGAAATTTTACAAAAAAATGAATCTTTAGAATTTTATGAAATTTTCGATTATGTAAAAAAACATTTATTTTCAATTTGATCAGAAGATGAAAAAGTTAGAACTAATAGTGAAACAAATGCTTTAATTGAGAAAAAAATGGGTGAACTATATAAATTATTAACAGTAGATAGACATTTTATAAAAAATAATGATGGAACTTGAACATTAAATAAACACGCAGTTAAATAA
- the argS gene encoding arginine--tRNA ligase produces the protein MNNSNLILKALEEALKKLDYPVDNIRLTKSEKFSDFSSNIALILQKKINKTSLEIAENIKNTIDYDKFLIKKIEIAKPGFLNFFVKNNFFVDVINKIIKKNEKYGAQNQNQKINIEFVSANPTGFLHVGHARGAAIGSTLANILTFTGNKVIKEFYVNDAGNQIERLAISVLLRYKQLFDPSVKMIEDCYMGEDIIFAAKKIKQKYNDKFQNKSIDDKEIIKIFKNESINIMLKEIKKDLSDFNVFFDRFSSEKTLYQNNEIQNTLNSLSDTYIDNKALWLKTTKYGDDKDRVLVKNDGKYTYFAPDIAYHKQKINADGGIDKLINIWGSDHIGYIKRMEIALEILGFSKDKVKILTCQIVRFLKNGELFKMSKRQGTSFTIKDLLKVVNKDSMRFFMLHRSENSVLDFDINLALEQSSKNPVFSIQYSYARICQLLLKTNIQEFLATSFENELELKLINNLKIFPELIDKISKNYKINLLTEYLLNLSKDFNTLYSNTKFINNPNEKSLIALAKATQIVLKIGLDLIGVSSPERM, from the coding sequence ATGAATAATTCAAATTTAATTTTAAAAGCTTTAGAAGAAGCGCTTAAAAAATTAGATTATCCTGTTGATAATATTAGACTAACAAAATCTGAAAAATTTAGTGATTTTTCTTCCAATATTGCTTTAATATTGCAAAAAAAAATAAATAAGACAAGTTTAGAAATTGCTGAAAACATAAAAAACACTATTGATTATGATAAATTCTTAATTAAAAAAATTGAGATAGCAAAACCAGGTTTTCTAAATTTTTTTGTTAAAAATAATTTTTTTGTAGATGTTATAAATAAAATAATTAAAAAAAATGAAAAATATGGTGCTCAAAATCAAAACCAAAAGATAAATATTGAATTTGTTTCAGCTAATCCTACAGGTTTTTTACATGTTGGTCATGCAAGGGGGGCTGCAATAGGTTCAACATTAGCTAATATTTTAACTTTTACTGGAAATAAAGTTATTAAAGAATTTTATGTTAACGATGCAGGTAATCAAATTGAAAGACTTGCTATTTCTGTTTTATTAAGATATAAACAATTATTCGACCCTTCAGTAAAGATGATTGAAGATTGTTATATGGGTGAAGATATAATTTTTGCAGCAAAAAAAATAAAGCAAAAATATAATGATAAGTTTCAAAACAAAAGTATTGATGACAAAGAAATTATAAAAATTTTTAAAAATGAATCTATCAACATCATGTTAAAAGAAATTAAAAAAGATTTATCTGATTTTAATGTATTTTTTGATAGGTTCTCAAGTGAAAAAACACTATATCAAAATAATGAAATTCAAAACACCTTAAATAGTCTTAGTGATACATACATCGATAACAAAGCTCTTTGATTAAAAACAACTAAATACGGTGATGACAAAGATAGAGTTTTAGTAAAAAATGATGGAAAGTATACATATTTTGCGCCTGATATTGCATATCATAAACAAAAAATTAATGCTGATGGTGGAATTGACAAACTTATAAACATATGAGGTTCAGATCATATAGGTTATATTAAAAGGATGGAAATAGCTTTAGAAATTTTAGGTTTTTCAAAAGATAAAGTAAAAATTTTGACTTGTCAAATTGTTAGATTTTTAAAAAATGGAGAACTTTTTAAAATGTCCAAAAGACAAGGAACTTCTTTTACAATAAAAGATTTACTTAAAGTTGTAAACAAAGATTCTATGAGATTTTTTATGTTACATAGATCAGAAAATTCAGTTTTAGATTTTGACATCAATCTAGCCCTTGAGCAAAGCAGCAAGAATCCTGTTTTCTCAATTCAGTATTCATATGCAAGAATTTGTCAATTGCTTTTAAAAACAAATATACAGGAATTTTTAGCAACTTCTTTTGAAAATGAATTAGAATTAAAATTAATAAATAATTTAAAAATTTTTCCTGAATTAATTGATAAAATTTCAAAAAACTATAAAATTAATTTATTAACTGAGTATTTATTAAATTTAAGCAAAGATTTTAATACTCTTTATTCAAATACAAAATTTATCAATAATCCAAATGAAAAAAGCTTAATAGCTTTAGCAAAAGCTACACAGATAGTTTTAAAAATAGGATTAGATTTAATAGGTGTTTCTTCACCTGAAAGGATGTAA
- a CDS encoding signal peptidase II, which translates to MQNLLKKIKKEWLKTPIKKRIINIFVFWTIITVALLIDQLTKTQIFTNEEFKLGFLKENVHNYGIIGFRPVFHNGVTSGLHKFIGINGIHFLSFLFMIILLFLSFWSEKIIFIITYAICFSGVLGNTIDRIAYVDYGVKDLIFLPWFDTGTFNFADIFIAVSIILVIVATILANVNFKNKKNNIQDDNSEKK; encoded by the coding sequence ATGCAAAATTTATTAAAAAAAATAAAAAAAGAATGATTAAAAACTCCTATAAAAAAAAGAATAATTAATATTTTTGTTTTTTGAACTATTATTACTGTTGCATTGCTGATTGATCAGTTAACAAAAACACAAATTTTTACTAATGAAGAATTTAAATTAGGTTTTTTAAAAGAAAATGTACATAATTATGGAATTATAGGTTTTAGACCCGTTTTTCATAATGGTGTAACATCTGGCCTTCACAAATTTATAGGTATAAATGGAATACATTTTTTAAGTTTTTTATTTATGATTATTCTTTTATTTTTAAGTTTTTGAAGCGAGAAAATTATTTTTATAATTACATATGCAATATGTTTTAGTGGTGTTTTAGGAAATACAATTGATAGAATCGCATATGTTGATTATGGGGTTAAAGATTTGATTTTTTTACCTTGATTTGACACAGGAACATTTAATTTTGCAGATATTTTCATTGCTGTTTCAATAATTTTAGTTATTGTTGCAACTATTTTAGCAAATGTTAATTTTAAAAACAAAAAAAATAATATTCAAGATGATAATTCTGAAAAAAAATAG
- the hrcA gene encoding heat-inducible transcriptional repressor HrcA, giving the protein MSFASEKEKFYLKKIVENYISTGEAVASKTLKEAYNLNVSSSTIRSFMLNLEKKGFLEKSHISSGRIPTLKAYEYYANVLVNDNDEHWENKIINIFNKRRTSIDFTIEEAVNAISEITNLTIITSTSSDEERIRSISLTPIDKNSGVIILVTSTGRVENKTINFSKFVQKEDVKVAVRVFNERLYNVPIEEIEKIIKLLAPILSREIKNIDFVIQTFVQNIFNFKKYYKSEVFNKNDLILSKEISREKIAEILDLVEKKSIWESIEAKYNENNNLKIKIDSKETAFISKKMKDLDGNFKEITFIGAPKKIDYTMVLTTLKVLEKFLKKK; this is encoded by the coding sequence ATGAGTTTTGCAAGTGAAAAAGAAAAATTTTATTTAAAAAAAATTGTAGAAAATTATATATCTACAGGTGAAGCTGTTGCTTCAAAAACACTTAAAGAAGCTTATAATTTAAATGTTTCTTCATCAACAATTAGAAGTTTTATGCTCAATTTAGAAAAGAAAGGTTTTTTAGAAAAATCACATATTTCTAGTGGTAGAATTCCCACATTAAAGGCATATGAATATTATGCAAATGTTTTAGTGAATGATAATGATGAACATTGAGAAAATAAAATAATAAATATTTTCAATAAAAGAAGAACATCTATTGATTTCACAATTGAAGAAGCTGTGAATGCAATAAGTGAAATAACAAATTTAACAATTATCACTTCTACAAGTTCAGATGAAGAAAGAATAAGATCTATTTCATTGACACCTATTGATAAAAACTCAGGTGTAATTATTTTAGTTACATCAACAGGAAGGGTTGAAAATAAAACTATTAATTTTTCTAAATTTGTTCAAAAAGAAGATGTAAAAGTCGCAGTAAGAGTTTTTAATGAGAGACTTTACAATGTACCTATTGAGGAAATTGAAAAAATCATTAAACTTTTAGCTCCTATTTTATCTAGAGAAATTAAAAACATAGATTTTGTTATACAAACTTTTGTTCAAAACATTTTTAATTTTAAAAAATATTATAAATCTGAAGTTTTTAATAAAAATGATTTAATTTTATCTAAAGAAATTTCAAGAGAAAAAATAGCTGAAATTTTAGATTTAGTAGAAAAAAAATCTATTTGAGAATCTATTGAAGCAAAATACAATGAAAATAATAATCTTAAAATTAAAATAGATTCAAAAGAAACAGCATTTATTTCCAAAAAAATGAAAGATTTAGACGGTAATTTTAAAGAAATAACATTTATTGGTGCTCCCAAAAAAATAGATTATACAATGGTTTTAACAACCTTAAAAGTTTTAGAAAAATTTTTAAAAAAGAAATAA
- a CDS encoding nucleotide exchange factor GrpE: MENTIKKEQKQNKKSQEIKQENTQKPKVNTKKSFFKKNKSNIENKKTEQTSDNKIKSTPKTKESTQIAKLQAQNEKLQTQLTLSGIEIETLKFQMEKSLKQFKEKVVEIEQKAKDEIQKHKDENSSKFELKSTELKKYGNQKFFEDFIMVLKNFEFAIKAGEKQENIEVKRYLQGFSMIYKQIEGLFANYGLVKIEPYIGEKFNPEIHQITEKKPNPKFKELIIEIKSFGYKLHDRVIRPAIVVVGE; the protein is encoded by the coding sequence ATGGAAAATACAATTAAAAAAGAACAAAAACAAAATAAAAAATCACAAGAAATAAAGCAAGAAAATACACAAAAACCTAAAGTAAATACAAAAAAAAGTTTTTTTAAAAAAAATAAAAGTAATATAGAAAACAAAAAAACAGAACAAACATCTGATAACAAAATTAAATCAACACCAAAAACAAAAGAAAGTACACAAATTGCTAAACTCCAAGCACAAAATGAAAAGTTACAAACACAATTAACATTATCTGGAATTGAAATTGAAACACTTAAATTTCAAATGGAAAAAAGTTTAAAGCAATTTAAAGAAAAAGTAGTCGAAATTGAACAGAAAGCAAAAGATGAAATTCAAAAACATAAAGATGAAAATTCATCAAAATTTGAATTAAAATCAACAGAATTAAAAAAATATGGAAATCAAAAATTCTTCGAAGATTTTATAATGGTGTTGAAAAATTTTGAATTTGCAATTAAAGCAGGTGAAAAACAAGAAAATATTGAAGTTAAAAGATATTTACAAGGTTTTTCTATGATTTACAAACAAATTGAAGGTTTATTTGCTAATTATGGTCTTGTAAAAATTGAACCATATATTGGTGAAAAATTTAATCCTGAAATTCATCAAATAACAGAAAAAAAACCAAATCCTAAATTTAAAGAATTAATTATTGAAATAAAAAGTTTTGGTTATAAGTTACATGATAGAGTGATAAGACCTGCTATTGTTGTTGTAGGTGAATAA
- the prmC gene encoding peptide chain release factor N(5)-glutamine methyltransferase — MQDYKIRKDALLHEKLRNNLPLTISNKEEKLLNSDIPIQKIIGFVEMQNVKIQVNRHVLIPRYETEELILKTYEFVNKNSYVLDLCSGSGFIGIAIAKNKKCNVVLSDIDYEAISQSHINKIINQVDNIEIITSDLFENLGQKKFDVIVSNPPYLQKQYTINISVLNHEPKKALFADDKGNYFYKKIINLAPFFLKPKGILIFEISPSNVFFFKALTYLNIEIHKDINGKERIVVIKF; from the coding sequence ATGCAGGATTATAAAATTAGAAAAGATGCTTTATTACATGAAAAATTAAGAAATAATTTGCCACTAACCATAAGTAATAAAGAAGAAAAATTATTAAATAGTGACATACCTATTCAAAAGATTATAGGTTTTGTAGAAATGCAAAATGTAAAAATACAAGTTAATAGGCATGTTTTAATACCTAGGTATGAAACAGAAGAGTTAATTTTAAAAACATATGAATTTGTCAATAAAAATTCATATGTTCTAGATTTATGTTCTGGCAGTGGTTTTATAGGTATTGCAATTGCTAAAAATAAAAAATGCAATGTTGTTTTAAGTGATATTGATTATGAAGCTATTTCTCAATCACATATCAACAAAATAATAAACCAGGTTGATAATATTGAAATAATAACATCAGATTTATTTGAAAATTTAGGACAAAAAAAATTTGATGTTATTGTATCAAACCCCCCATATTTACAAAAACAATATACAATAAATATTTCTGTTTTAAATCATGAGCCTAAAAAGGCTTTATTTGCAGATGATAAAGGCAATTATTTTTATAAAAAAATTATTAATTTAGCACCTTTTTTTCTTAAACCAAAAGGAATTTTAATATTTGAAATATCACCTTCAAATGTATTTTTTTTTAAGGCACTCACTTATTTAAATATTGAAATTCACAAAGATATAAACGGTAAAGAAAGAATTGTAGTAATTAAATTTTAA
- the prfA gene encoding peptide chain release factor 1: METSMYNSLLTIKNKYKELNNLLLEPKILNDIKKYTQINKEIASIKNIVEKFDKYLEYEKNNKEAKLLLNEKDNEIVEFAKSEIAFTEEQMPILEKELVILLLPKDKNDDKNVIIEIRGAAGGDEANIFAGDLFKMYSKWADNNGMKVKVLDSTFANSGGFTQIVFLVEGENVYSKLKFESGVHRVQRIPETETQGRVHTSTATVTVMPEADENVEIEINPSEIRVDTYRSSGAGGQSVNTTDSAVRITHIPTGVVATSQDGRSQIANKEQAMKILKSRLYDLEIKKIQEQEDHFRKLAGSGARSEKIRTYNYPQDRVTDHRIAYSSSLKIVMSGQLNSIIDSLLSEEQAEKIQNAGL; this comes from the coding sequence ATGGAAACTTCAATGTATAATTCACTGCTTACAATCAAAAATAAATATAAAGAATTAAATAATTTGTTGTTAGAACCTAAAATTTTAAACGATATAAAAAAATATACTCAAATTAACAAAGAAATTGCATCAATAAAAAATATTGTTGAAAAATTTGATAAATATCTTGAATATGAGAAAAACAACAAAGAAGCAAAATTATTGCTAAATGAAAAAGACAATGAGATAGTAGAGTTTGCTAAATCAGAAATTGCTTTCACAGAAGAACAAATGCCAATTCTTGAAAAAGAATTGGTTATTTTGCTTTTACCCAAAGATAAAAATGATGATAAAAATGTTATTATTGAAATTAGAGGTGCAGCTGGCGGTGACGAAGCCAATATTTTTGCGGGTGATTTATTTAAAATGTATTCAAAATGAGCTGATAACAATGGTATGAAAGTTAAAGTTTTAGATTCAACTTTTGCTAATTCTGGTGGTTTTACTCAAATTGTTTTTTTAGTAGAAGGTGAAAATGTTTATTCCAAACTTAAATTTGAATCTGGTGTTCACAGAGTTCAAAGAATACCTGAAACAGAAACTCAAGGAAGAGTTCATACATCAACAGCTACAGTAACAGTTATGCCAGAAGCTGATGAAAATGTGGAAATAGAAATTAACCCTAGTGAAATTAGAGTTGACACATATAGATCTTCAGGCGCGGGTGGGCAATCTGTTAATACTACAGATTCAGCTGTAAGAATAACACATATTCCAACAGGAGTAGTAGCAACTTCACAAGATGGTCGTAGTCAAATTGCAAACAAAGAGCAAGCTATGAAAATACTAAAATCTAGACTTTATGATTTAGAAATAAAAAAAATACAAGAGCAAGAAGATCATTTTAGAAAATTAGCAGGTTCAGGTGCTAGAAGTGAAAAAATAAGAACATATAATTATCCACAAGATAGGGTTACTGATCATAGAATTGCATATTCATCATCATTAAAAATAGTAATGTCTGGGCAACTTAATTCAATTATAGATAGTTTATTAAGCGAAGAACAAGCAGAAAAAATTCAAAATGCAGGATTATAA